The Arachis hypogaea cultivar Tifrunner chromosome 14, arahy.Tifrunner.gnm2.J5K5, whole genome shotgun sequence genome has a segment encoding these proteins:
- the LOC112744322 gene encoding uncharacterized protein yields the protein MQNLLVLMFFFFFFFFFFCNASSNNRSRRILHEPFVPLEAHPPTEPPKPSPSSNTTAIQKQNPKHPSSTATATASTSTTTTTTTTTTTTPNDSPFFPNYPSQPPPPPQSFAGFASFPANISSLILPHSPTPTHSNSKLLPVALSAVACAVVAVAVSAFFYLRRRRRNRGPGENKDVSPDGGRRRETAAKHRQSPTAAGSEFLYLGTVVNSRRIEGGGSGGGDVRDNRGSVSRKLESPELRPLPPLVRQISAPPVVTAAQEEAENEEEEESEVFYSPRGSSLGGQESSGGTGSGSRRALSAIAGDSFEELSSCSVSSSNSGSPERCHSISISPPAHLSPSSSPPPQPQQQIVTSVLSPTLSPMHNQHINSSCSYSSSLCSSACATPERGFVEEEEEDTHGNAVTESPLLSPLSLPPNRAPEEKTLIANLDSSSSSPQKKVSETYEAASPRNSNVSNGSRKSSSSSASARVSNGSNGSRKSLSRSASLDRVLKTSEVASLASSRISSSSNASRKSKSSSSQERISETNEVETATAIASALPLTSPPRLSNVSSNGSAKFMASSPLSSAFSLPSSPEKARSHNGFDQSPRMSSVSDQFRQPGLSSVPLSPSLLSSPETERGFNFSSSFNSTESASIANGASQRKHWEIPALSTTTKNPFGRSGSIGSVLDQIVAVPVTHPPPVPPQRKQWAIPGITTPLAPPPPPPPPPPAATLQQRQRKQWEVPSPTTPVGQSVSRPPELKPPSRPFVLQNTTLVSPVDLTPSSQGSAEAEEAAKPKLKPLHWDKVRSSSDREMVWDQLKSSSFKLNEEMIETLFVANMPNSKPMDSTSCTVLPHSSQEEKVLDPKKSQNIAILLRALNVTIEEVCEALLEGSADTLGAELLESLLKMAPIKEEERKLKEYNDDSPTKLGPAEKFLKALLDVPFAFKRVEAMLYIVNFDSEVEYLKKSFQGLEAACEELRSSRMFLKLLEAVLKTGNRMNVGTDRGDAQAFKLDTLLKLADVKGADGKTTLLHFVVQEIIRTEGARLSSTNQTPNSSLAEDVAFRRLGLQVVSSLSSELASVKKAATMDSEVLSNDAAKLSKGIANIAEVVQLNEKAGSNEKFTESMNKFIRMAEEEILKIQAQESVAMTLVKEITEYFHGDLAKEEAHPFRIFMVVRDFLAVLDRVCREVGMINERTMVSSAHRFPVPVNPMLPQPVNPMLSQPLPGLHGRRQNSESSDDDTPSS from the exons ATGCAGAATCTTTTGGTGttgatgttcttcttcttcttcttcttcttcttcttctgcaatgctAGTTCTAACAACAGAAGCAGAAGAATCTTGCATGAACCCTTTGTACCATTGGAAGCACACCCACCCACTGAGCCACCAAAGCCATCACCTTCTTCTAACACCACTGCAATTCAAAAGCAAAACCCAAAGCACCCTTCCTCCACTGCAACAGCCACCGCCTCCACCTctaccactaccaccaccaccaccacaaccacaaCTACACCAAATGATTCACCGTTTTTCCCAAACTACCCTTCACAGCCACCTCCACCGCCACAATCATTCGCAGGCTTTGCTTCCTTCCCAGCTAACATTTCCTCACTCATTCTTCCACATTCTCCAACTCCTACTCACTCCAATTCCAAGCTTCTCCCCGTTGCTCTCTCCGCCGTCGCATGCGCGGTCGTCGCCGTCGCCGTCTCTGCATTTTTCTATCTTCGACGCCGTCGCCGGAACCGTGGCCCCGGAGAGAACAAGGATGTCAGTCCCGACGGTGGTCGCCGGCGGGAAACCGCCGCGAAGCACCGGCAGTCTCCTACTGCCGCTGGGTCCGAGTTTCTCTACCTCGGCACCGTCGTCAATTCGCGCCGGATCGAAGGAGGCGGTAGCGGCGGCGGAGATGTCAGAGATAATAGAGGCTCCGTGAGTCGGAAATTGGAGTCGCCGGAGCTCCGGCCACTTCCGCCGCTAGTAAGGCAGATTTCGGCGCCGCCGGTGGTGACGGCAGCGCAAGAAGAGGCGGAgaatgaggaggaagaggaatcGGAGGTGTTTTACTCGCCGAGAGGTTCGTCGTTAGGAGGGCAAGAGAGCTCCGGTGGCACCGGATCGGGTTCCCGGCGAGCGTTGTCGGCAATCGCCGGGGATAGTTTCGAGGAATTGAGCTCGTGTTCGGTTTCTTCCTCGAATTCTGGGTCGCCGGAGCGGTGTCACTCAATCAGCATCTCCCCGCCGGCACATCTTTCGCCGTCGTCGTCGCCGCCACCACAGCCACAGCAACAAATCGTGACATCGGTTTTGTCACCTACATTATCACCAATGCACAACCAACACATTAATTCTTcatgttcttattcttcttcgcTTTGTTCTTCAGCATGTGCAACACCAGAGAGAGgttttgttgaagaagaagaagaagatactcATGGTAATGCTGTTACTGAATCTCCTTTACTTTCGCCACTTTCATTGCCACCTAATAGAGCTCCGGAGGAGAAAACCCTAATTGCAAATTTGGACTCATCTTCTTCATCACCACAAAAGAAGGTTTCGGAAACATACGAAGCTGCATCACCAAGGAATTCTAATGTCTCCAATGGAAGTAGAAAGTCTTCCTCATCATCAGCATCAGCAAGGGTTTCTAATGGTTCCAATGGAAGTAGAAAATCTTTGTCACGATCAGCATCGTTAGACAGGGTTTTGAAGACTAGTGAAGTTGCATCATTGGCCTCGTCTAGGATTTCTAGTTCTTCCAATGCAAGCAGAAAATctaaatcatcatcatcacaagagAGGATCTCGGAGACGAATGAAGTTGAAACTGCAACTGCAATTGCATCTGCATTACCATTGACATCACCTCCAAGGCTATCTAATGTTTCTTCCAATGGAAGTGCAAAGTTTATGGCATCATCACCATTGTCTTCGGCTTTCTCTCTGCCTTCTTCTCCGGAGAAGGCAAGGAGTCATAACGGTTTTGATCAGTCTCCGAGAATGTCCAGTGTCTCAGACCAGTTTAGGCAACCGGGTTTGTCTTCAGTGCCATTGTCACCATCTCTACTTTCATCACCAGAGACAGAAAGAGGGTTTAATTTCAGTAGCAGTTTCAATTCAACTGAATCAGCATCAATTGCTAATGGTGCTTCACAGAGGAAGCATTGGGAGATACCTGCATtgtcaacaacaacaaaaaatccaTTTGGTCGATCAGGATCTATTGGTAGTGTTTTGGATCAAATTGTAGCTGTTCCGGTTACTCATCCACCACCTGTGCCTCCTCAGAGGAAACAATGGGCGATACCCGGTATCACAACACCACTTGCTCCGCCTCCTCCGCCACCTCCTCCTCCACCTGCAGCTACACTGCAGCAGCGGCAGCGGAAGCAGTGGGAGGTGCCATCTCCCACAACACCTGTTGGTCAATCTGTATCGAGGCCACCAGAGTTGAAACCTCCTTCCAGGCCTTTTGTGTTGCAGAACACAACATTGGTTTCCCCTGTTGATCTGACCCCAAGTTCTCAGGGTTCGGCTGAAGCTGAAGAGGCTGCGAAGCCAAAGTTGAAGCCCTTGCACTGGGACAAAGTAAGGTCAAGTTCTGATCGTGAAATGGTGTGGGATCAGTTGAAGTCGAGCTCTTTCAA ATTGAATGAGGAAATGATTGAAACATTGTTTGTAGCAAACATGCCAAACTCGAAACCAATGGATTCTACTTCATGCACAGTTCTTCCCCATTCAAGCCAGGAGGAGAAAGTACTTGATCCTAAAAAGTCCCAAAACATTGCAATCTTGCTGAGAGCACTTAATGTCACTATAGAAGAAGTGTGTGAAGCACTTTTAGAAG GTAGTGCTGATACACTTGGAGCAGAACTACTTGAAAGCTTGTTAAAAATGGCTCCGATTAAGGAAGAAGAGCGTAAATTGAAGGAATACAATGATGACTCACCAACCAAGCTTGGCCCAGCTGAGAAATTCTTGAAGGCATTGCTTGATGTACCTTTTGCGTTTAAAAGGGTGGAAGCAATGCTTTACATAGTCAATTTTGACTCTGAAGTCGAGTATCTTAAGAAATCCTTTCAAGGTCTAGAG GCTGCCTGTGAAGAGTTGCGAAGTAGTAGAATGTTCTTGAAGCTTCTAGAGGCTGTGCTTAAAACTGGGAACCGCATGAATGTGGGGACAGACCGTGGTGATGCGCAGGCCTTTAAACTTGACACACTTCTCAAGCTGGCCGATGTCAAAGGTGCAGATGGAAAAACGACGCTACTGCACTTTGTTGTCCAAGAGATCATAAGAACTGAAGGTGCTCGGCTCTCCAGTACTAACCAAACCCCAAACTCTTCCTTGGCCGAAGATGTTGCGTTCCGGAGGCTTGGCCTGCAAGTAGTATCTAGTCTGAGTTCAGAGCTAGCAAGTGTCAAGAAGGCTGCTACCATGGATTCTGAGGTTCTCAGTAATGATGCGGCCAAGCTCTCCAAAGGGATTGCAAACATTGCAGAGGTTGTACAATTGAACGAAAAAGCTGGGTCAAATGAGAAGTTTACAGAATCAATGAACAAGTTCATTAGAATGGCTGAGGAAGAAATTCTGAAGATTCAAGCCCAAGAAAGTGTTGCTATGACCCTTGTGAAGGAAATCACAGAGTATTTTCATGGTGACTTGGCAAAGGAAGAAGCTCATCCATTCAGAATCTTCATGGTTGTAAGAGACTTTCTTGCAGTTCTTGACCGTGTATGCAGAGAAGTTGGTATGATAAATGAGAGAACCATGGTTAGTTCAGCACATAGATTCCCTGTACCAGTTAACCCAATGCTTCCACAACCAGTTAACCCAATGCTTTCACAACCCCTTCCTGGATTGCATGGAAGGAGACAGAATAGTGAATCTTCAGATGATGATACTCCATCATCTTAG
- the LOC112744323 gene encoding acyl-coenzyme A thioesterase 2, chloroplastic, which translates to MDLNNSPSSNNTNTYITIPVNGTIPVFTTAPFDNNNITPPSTAADRKPIALWPGMYHSPVTTALWEARTKIFERLLDPPRDAPPQGALLTKKPSQSRTSIIYNFSSDFVLREQYRDPWNEVRIGKLLEDLDALAGTISVKHCSDEASTTRPLIVVTASVDKIVLKRPISVDNDLKIVGSVIWVGRSSIEIQLEVTQCKEDGSASDSVALTANFIFVARDSITGKAAPVNRLSPETEHEKLLYEQAEARNNLKKRKRGGEKRDFENGEANRLQALLAEGRIFCDMPALADRDSILLRDTSLENALICQPQQRNIHGRIFGGFLMHRAFELAFSTAYAFAGLVPCFLEVDHVDFLRPVDVGDFLRLKSCVLYTEVHDPDQPLINVEVVAHVTRPELRSSEVSNTFHFTFTVRPEAKAMKNGFKLRNVVPATEEEARRILERIDADNLNEYFRT; encoded by the exons ATGGACTTGAACAATTCTCCTTCTTCCAATAACACCAACACCTACATCACAATCCCCGTTAATGGAACAATCCCTGTTTTCACCACCGCCCCTTTCGACAACAACAACATCACTCCTCCCTCCACCGCCGCCGACCGCAAACCCATCGCATTATGGCCCGGTATGTACCATTCTCCGGTCACCACCGCACTCTGGGAAGCAAGGACCAAGATCTTCGAGAGACTTCTCGACCCACCAAGGGACGCGCCACCGCAGGGCGCGTTGCTCACTAAGAAACCGTCGCAGAGCAGGACCAGCATCATCTACAATTTCTCCTCCGATTTCGTCCTCAGAGAGCAGTATAGGGACCCTTGGAATGAGGTCAGGATTGGAAAGTTGTTAGAGGATCTTGATGCCTTAGCTGGAACCATTTCTGTCAAG CACTGTTCTGATGAAGCTAGCACAACAAGGCCACTTATAGTTGTCACTGCATCTGTTGACAAGATTGTGTTAAAGAGGCCAATTAGTGTTGACAATGATCTTAAAATAGTTGGTTCTGTTATATGGGTTGGGAGGTCCTCAATAGAGATTCAACTAGAGGTTACTCAATGCAAAGAAG ATGGCAGTGCCTCAGACTCAGTAGCACTGACAGCCAACTTCATATTTGTTGCTCGAGACTCAATAACCGGGAAGGCTGCTCCGGTGAATCGTCTCTCGCCTGAAACAGAACACGAAAAACTTCTTTATGAGCAAGCTGAAGCAAGAAATAAtctgaagaagaggaaaagaggAGGGGAGAAAAGGGACTTTGAGAATGGGGAAGCAAATAGACTTCAGGCCTTGTTGGCTGAGGGAAGAATTTTCTGTGACATGCCAGCCTTAGCCGATCGAGACAGCATTCTTCTGAGGGATACCAGCCTTGAGAATGCTTTAATATGCCAGCCACAGCAAAGGAACATCCATGGTCGAATATTCGGAGGTTTCTTGATGCATCGTGCATTTGAGTTGGCTTTCTCAACGGCGTATGCCTTTGCTGGATTAGTTCCTTGCTTTCTCGAAGTTGACCATGTTGATTTCCTCAGACCA GTTGACGTAGGGGATTTCTTGCGTCTCAAGTCGTGTGTTCTCTACACCGAAGTTCATGATCCGGATCAGCCGCTTATCAATGTCGAAGTTGTAGCTCATGTCACAAGACCAGAGCTGCGATCTAGTGAG GTATCAAACACTTTCCATTTCACTTTCACAGTACGCCCTGAAGCAAAGGCAATGAAAAACGGATTTAAACTTAGAAATGTGGTGCCAGCGACAGAGGAAGAAGCTCGCCGAATATTAGAGCGCATAGATGCTGACAACTTGAATGAGTACTTCAGAACATAA
- the LOC112744324 gene encoding UDP-glycosyltransferase 74G1, translating into MAEKTIARKPPHCLVLSYPFQGHINPMLQFSKLLVHEGVKVTLATTRFFIKNLHNNLPPSISLESISDGCDNDGIQEAGSYNAYIQRFWQVGPQSLVDLLEKLAKLGNPVDCIIYNSFLSWALDVAKRFGIVGASYFTHNMAVNSIFYHVQLGKIKVPVIEDEVSLPSMPKLQLGDLPSFFLTYEEDGPVLEMLTGQFSNLDKADWVFCNAIYELDKEVVDWTTKIWPKYRTIGPNIPSKFLDKRVKEDEEYDVTQFKSEDYCIEWLADKPKGSVIYVSFGSMVPFDEEQLREIAYGLRNSDRYFLWVVRASEETKLPKDFVKKSEKGLIVTWCSQLKVLAHEAIACFVTHCGWNSVLEALSLGVPTIAIPKWADQSTNAKYIEDVWKVGIRVPIDEKRIVRREDLNNCIKELMESEKGEEIKRNAIEWRTLMTRAASEGGSSHKNVIEFVNSLFSL; encoded by the exons ATGGCTGAGAAAACTATAGCCAGAAAACCACCCCATTGTTTGGTCTTATCATATCCATTTCAAGGTCACATAAACCCCATGCTTCAATTCTCCAAGCTCTTGGTACATGAAGGAGTCAAAGTAACCTTAGCCACCACACGTTTCTTCATCAAGAACTTGCACAATAACTTGCCTCCTTCTATATCACTTGAATCGATCTCTGATGGGTGTGACAATGATGGTATTCAAGAAGCTGGAAGCTACAATGCCTATATACAACGTTTTTGGCAAGTTGGTCCACAAAGTCTCGTTGATCTTCTAGAGAAGCTTGCTAAATTAGGAAACCCTGTAGATTGTATAATCTATAATTCATTTCTATCATGGGCACTAGATGTTGCCAAAAGATTTGGCATAGTTGGTGCTTCTTACTTCACTCATAATATGGCTGTGAATAGCATATTCTATCATGTTCAATTGGGAAAGATTAAGGTTCCTGTAATTGAGGATGAGGTTTCACTTCCTTCTATGCCTAAACTTCAACTTGGGGACTTGCCTTCTTTCTTCTTGACATATGAAGAAGATGGACCTGTGCTTGAGATGCTAACGGGTCAATTCTCCAACTTGGACAAAGCTGATTGGGTTTTTTGCAATGCAATCTATGAGCTGGATAAGGAG GTTGTTGATTGGACAACAAAGATTTGGCCAAAGTATAGAACCATAGGACCAAATATCCCATCTAAGTTCTTGGATAAGAGAgtcaaagaagatgaagaatatgATGTTACACAATTCAAAAGTGAAGATTATTGTATAGAATGGCTAGCAGATAAACCAAAAGGGTCAGTTATTTATGTGTCATTTGGGAGCATGGTTCCTTTTGATGAGGAACAATTGAGAGAAATAGCTTATGGTTTGAGAAATAGTGATAGGTACTTCTTGTGGGTGGTTAGAGCTTCTGAAGAGACTAAATTACCAAAAGACTTTgtaaagaaatcagaaaagggTCTGATAGTAACATGGTGCTCCCAATTGAAGGTTCTAGCACATGAGGCTATAGCATGTTTTGTGACACATTGTGGTTGGAATTCTGTATTGGAAGCTTTGAGCTTAGGAGTTCCAACCATTGCAATTCCAAAATGGGCAGATCAAAGTACAAATGCAAAGTATATTGAAGATGTTTGGAAAGTGGGAATTAGAGTTCCAATTGATGAGAAGCGGATTGTGAGAAGAGAAGATTTGAACAATTGTATAAAGGAACTGATGGAAAGTGAGAAAGgggaagagataaagagaaatgCCATTGAGTGGAGAACTTTGATGACAAGAGCTGCTAGTGAGGGTGGAAGCTCCCATAAAAATGTTATTGAATTTGTAAATAGCTTATTTTCTCTGTAA